Genomic DNA from Blastocatellia bacterium:
ATCCTTCCAACTGACCGCATTTGCATTGCCAGATGCCCATTGAGTAGCTGACAAAATCCAGTTGGGCGCTGTTGCGGTAATCACTGATTGGGAAAACCGATTGGAAGACCGCTTGCAAACCCTCGTTGGGCTTGCGTTCTTCGGGCAGCAGGTCCATCTGCATGAGTTGATTGTACGATTGACGTTGAATCTCAATCAGATTAGGAATGCCGATAGCCGTCCGAATGCGAGAAAAGTCCAATCGTTGATGTCCGTTGTTTGCTTGGTGTGGCATAACTAGTTCCCTCTAACAGCTTGGCGGCAATCGCCGTCAAACACAAAATGACTCAACCGACACGCCGGCTGCCTCGCTCCCGATGAGCGCCTTGCCTGCTGTGTCGTTGAGTGAATAACGAAGCTGTTCGTAACGTTGCGTGTCGGATCAACCGGTTCGCTATCAACCACCAGCCTTCAGCGTGGTTGAAAAAGCCCGCTCGTTGCTGATGGCTTACTTGATTTCGACAGTAGCTCCTGCCTCAGTCAACTTCTTCTTGATTTCTTCGGCCTCTTCCTTACTAGCGCCTTCCTTAATGGGCTTTGGTAGGCTCTCTACCAAATCCTTGGCTTCCTTCAAACCGAGGTTCGTGATTTCGCGCACCACTTTAATGACGCCAATCTTCTTAGCAGCATCAATGGCCGAAAGAATGACATCGAATTCTGTCTTCTCTTCAGCCGCCGGGGCTGCCCCCGCCGCCGCGCCACCCATGCCCGGCATCATCATCGGCATGGCGGCCGCTTGTGCCGAGACACCAAATTTTTCCTCCATCATCTTGACCAGCTCAGACGCTTCCAACAGCGTCAAGTTGGCAATTTGATCAACAATCGGTTGAAGTTTTTCACTGCTCATGATCTTTGTTTCTCCTCGTTAGTTTCAATCCTCGCCCAAGCAATCCGCCGGGCACTACACAAGATTTCTGCTCCGAAAAAGGCATCAGACACAGATTAGCTGATGAACAGATTATCCAATCCGTGAATTTGTTAATCGGCGCTCGCTTTTCATTGTTTCTGAGCGTCGTCACCAACGACATGGACAACTCCGCCGGTTATTCCTGTAGTCAGCCTTCGGCCTGAGCCTTTTGATCTCGAATCTGCGCTAACACAACCACCAGGTTGCGAATGACACCCTGCATGACATTGACCAGTCGTTGTGGCTGCGCGTTGATCAAGCCCATGATCTGGCTCATCAACTGCGGCTTGGTCGGCAGATTGGCAATCGCTTCGATCTGGTCAAGCGCAATGGCTCGTCCTTCGATCACCGCCCCTTTGAAGCGAAACGTCGGATTCTCTTTAGCAAATTCCGTTAACAGCTTGGCCAGCGTCGCCGGGTCATCGGGGGTCAGCGCCACCGCTGTCATGCCTTTGAATTGCTCATTCAACTGCGCTACGGGCGTGCCTTCCGCCGCTTTCTGCGCCAACCGGTTCTTAACGACGTGATACTTGATGCCCGCCTGAGCCGCGCGTAACTTGCCACGCAATTCCCAGTCTTTGGCCACTGACAACCCCTCAAACCCAACAACAAACACATGTGGCACACGACGAAATTCACTGGCTAGCAAATCAATCTGTGCCTGTTTTTCTGCTCGCGTCTTCATCTTTCCCACTCCTGACTAGGCCGTCAAGGCGTTCTCATCCAGTTTGATGCCTGGTCCCATCGTGGAACAGCAGTAGGCGCTTTTGATGTAGCGGCCTTTGGCCGTTGACGGCTTGGCTTTGATCACCGCCTCAAACACGGCGCGGGC
This window encodes:
- the rplL gene encoding 50S ribosomal protein L7/L12, with amino-acid sequence MSSEKLQPIVDQIANLTLLEASELVKMMEEKFGVSAQAAAMPMMMPGMGGAAAGAAPAAEEKTEFDVILSAIDAAKKIGVIKVVREITNLGLKEAKDLVESLPKPIKEGASKEEAEEIKKKLTEAGATVEIK
- the rplJ gene encoding 50S ribosomal protein L10 encodes the protein MKTRAEKQAQIDLLASEFRRVPHVFVVGFEGLSVAKDWELRGKLRAAQAGIKYHVVKNRLAQKAAEGTPVAQLNEQFKGMTAVALTPDDPATLAKLLTEFAKENPTFRFKGAVIEGRAIALDQIEAIANLPTKPQLMSQIMGLINAQPQRLVNVMQGVIRNLVVVLAQIRDQKAQAEG